GCTGGTCAAAAGTTCCCTTGCTCCCGACTTTTATCAGCTGTGGCCTGAGCGCTTTAATAACAAAACCAACGGCGTGACACAGCGACGCTGGTTGTTGAAAGCCAACCCCTCACTCGCCAAGCTCATCAGCGAGACGATCAGCGACCGCTGGATCACTGAACTTTCCTCGCTCAAGGCCCTAGAGCCCTATGCTACGGACCCCGGGTTTCAAAACAAGTTTCGCGCAGCGAAGCGCACCAACAAGATCCAGCTTGCCAAAGTGGTCTTGACCGCCGTACGCGTGCCGATAGATCCGGACTCTCTCTTCATCATCCAAGCCAAACGTCTCCACGAGTACAAACGCCAGCTGCTCAACGCCCTGCACGTCATCCATCAGTACTTGAGCATTGTCGAAGACGGGCAAGATCTGCCCGTCCCTCATACTTATATTTTTGCGGGCAAAGCGGCACCAGGCTATTGGGCGGCAAAACAAGTCGTTAAATTAGTGAATAATCTTGGGCAAACCATCAATCGCGACGCTCGCGTTCGTGACCAACTGAAGGTGATCTTCCTTCCGGATTACCGCGTCTCGTTAGCGGAAAAGTTGATTCCTGCCGCTAATTTAAGCGAACAAATCTCCACTGCGGGAAAAGAAGCATCGGGAACGGGGAATATGAAATTCGCTCTGAACGGTGCGCTTACAATTGGCACCTTGGACGGAGCAAACATTGAGATTCTCGAAGAAGTGGGGGAGGAGAACATTTTTATCTTTGGCAAAACCGCGCAGGAACTCACGACGTTGCGCAACAGCGGCTATCAACCCTGGGAATGGCACCATCGCAGTCCTGACCTTCAACGTGTACTCGCCGCTGTGCAGTCTGATCGGTTTTGCCAGCAAGAACCTGGTCTGTTCCAATGGATTTACGACTCGCTGCTTCATCAGGGCGATGAGTATTTTCTGCTCGCGGATTTTGACGCCTACACTGCCGCGCACGCCGAGGCGGGACGGCAATTCCGTGATTCTGCGACATGGGACCGGAAAGCGATCCTCAACATTGCGCGGATGGGGAAATTTTCGAGTGACCGGACTATCCGAGAGTACGCCGAGGACATTTGGCATCTTACCGCAGTCGGGTAACCCCCTTTTGCTGGGAGCAACCTGAATGCCTACGATGATACAGACGCTATGGTGCGCCGTAGTTTTCGGATTCTGGCTCACGAACGTTTTGCAAGTCGCGTTCGCCCAAGACGACACTGAGGATGAAACTCCGCAAGAAATTATGAAAGGTATCACCAGCTCGTTCGCGCTACCCTTACGCGATCTTCTCAAAAAAGAGTACCCATCGGAGTGGCGCAATCTCTTCTCCGGTTTCAGTGGTGGGTTTGCCTTTAATGCTCCCTTGCAAGAAACCACACCGAACAGCAACGCAGGAAGCGGGTCCCAAGGAGAACGAGCGACAAACATGACATTCACCGCGTCGTTAAAGTACAATCCACTCAGCTACTGGTTCATGAACGTTACCTACTATCATTACTTCGATGAGAACCGCAAAGCTTCCTGGAATCCAGATTTTTCCTATGTCTTCGGCTATGACGATTGGCACCCTTACACATTCAGCCTTGTCTACAGCAATTATGGCGGGAATCGGCTGAATCCTGATCGCGATAAAAAAGAAAAATTCACCCGCATTGAAGAAGGCGTGATCTCTTTGGGCTGGAAATATCGAACGCCACGCTTCCTTGAATACCTTTTTATCGTTCACGAAAGCGGAGGCATGGGGGGGAGCATCAATTACAATGTCGTCCCCCGCTATTCCGATCTCGCGACACTTTCAAAGAAACAGTGGAAGCAAACCGTCAGCGCCAGCCTGAAGTACGCGATCTATAAAAATTTTTATTTGAATGTTACGTTCATCGCCTACCCCTTCCCGAAGCAACAACAACCCTGGGACCCTGACTTTACCTATGGATTCGGGTACTTCGATTGGCATCCCGGCAGTGTGTCCGTTCAATACAACAACTACTCTGGCAACCGTTTTCCCTGGAAGCAAAAAGCCCCGGGGACTGGCTTGTTCACGACTGGCGGGTTTACGATCTCTTGGTCCTGGGCATGGTGAGACAAAGGAGTAAGCTTCCCAAGAACACTCTCCTGACCTCTCACAGTCAATGCGGCAAAAAAGAGCATCCACCCAGCTAGCGGAACAATCGAGGCACGCCGCATAGAAGCCGGCCCAATACTGCACGCAAGGGACGGTGTCTCTTTCTCGTCAGGAGGCATGATGACAGATTTTCAACTTCAATCGACGACTCCCCGGCAATGGAGCCGCATCTCGTTTTTCCTTGTTGTCTTCATCTTGCTCACCATCTCCTCTAGTCTCTACCTCACGCGGCAGATCATGGAGAGGTACCTGCATTCCGTGCAGGGAGATCAACACTGGACGGAACGCCTTGCGCGCTACGCCGGCTTGGCGGAATTGGCGGGCGCGGTCAATACCTCGGGAAACGATGTCTTTCGTTCGCTCGATATTACAAGCGAAGCAGAGAAGGCCCGGGCCGCATGGCACGCTTTCGACGTCGCACTCGCAGCCGCACGCTCCGAACTTACTATACGGAAGAGCGAGAGCCAGGAGACCCCTCAGCTCCTTGCCGAGCTTGACACTATTGCACAAGCCATGAGTGAGATGGAGCAAGAAAAGCAACAGATCTTTACCCATTTCGCCAACAACGAACCCGGCAAGGCTGGGGAATACATGGCCGCTATGGATCGCAAGTATGCCGTCGTGCGGACAGCATTTTCATCTCTGAATACCCAGGTGTACACCATCCAACGACTTCAATTCGAGCAGCACCTCGCCACAGCCGCGTTCTTCGGAAGACTGGAATATGCCGTTGCCATCATAGTCCTCCTCATGGTCGGGAGCGCATTGGTCTATGGACGTAGGCTTTCTCAACGGATGCTTATCGCCAATCGCGAAAAAGAACGATCGGTTGAGGAGTTCGTCGAAAGCGAAGCGCGCACCCGTCTGATTTTCGATGGTGCCCTCGACTCACTGATGACCATGGACGCAGAGGGAATCATCACCGACTGGAACGCACAGGCGGAGAGCACATTTGGCTGGTCCCGGCAGGAAGCAGTAGGGCAACGGTTATTCGATCTAATTATTCCCCCACGCTATCGAGGCGTGGCGGAAAAAACCATCCGTCGTTACCTCGCCACGGGCGAAGCTCCGACCTTAAGCAAACGAGTCGAAATCGCCACACTCCGGCGAGACCAAAGCGAGTTCCCGGTGGAGATAGCGGTCTCGCCCTTGCACCTGCGCGAGACCGTGTTGTTTAGCGTGTTTATCCGCGACCTCACCAATCATCAACAAGCCCAAGAGCGGATTCGCTTGTATGCGGAAATTGTCCAGCACATGCAGATTGGCCTCTATGTCTACCATCTAGAGGACTGGAATGACGACAGGACCTTACGAGTGATTGCCACCAATCCTGCCGCCGCACAACTCAGCGGCATCCCTATGGAACAAGTGCTGGGAAAAACTCTTGATGAAAACTTCCCCAGTCTCCGGGCGCAAGGGGTGCCACAACTCTACTTACAGGTGATCCACACGGGAGAAAATAGAGAACTCGAAGATGTGACCTACGGAGACGACCGGATTTCACAAAAGGTGTTTGCCGTCAAGATTTTTCCCCTGCCGAACGATTGTATTGGGGCCGCATTCGACGATATTACGACGCGCAAACGAGCCGAAGAAGAGTTGCAAGAAGCAAAAGAAGCCGCCGAAGCCGCCAACCGATCCAAGAGCGAGTTTCTTGCGACCATGAGCCATGAAATTCGCACCCCGATGAACGGCGTTATTGGCATGACCGGTTTGTTATTGGACTCGCCATTAACACCGGAACAGCACGAGTATGCCGAAGCGGTCAAAAATTCGGGCGAGGCACTCCTCACCGTCATCAACGATATTTTAGACTTCTCCAAAGTCGAAGCCGGAAAGTTGGAGTTGGAAATCGTCGATTTTAATCTGCGTACCGCCATGGAGGAAATTCTCGATCTCCTTGCTCCCAAGGCTCAAGAGAAGGGGTTGGAGCTGCTGTGTCTGTTGCCACCCGAAATCCCAACAGCGTTGCGCGGAGACCCGGGTCGGTTACGCCAAATTCTCCTGAACCTCATCGGTAACGCTCTGAAATTTACAACCAAAGGCGAAGTCGTCGTAGAAGTCCACCGCACCGCGATGCCAGCCACCGCCACCGCACCTGGAAGTAGCGTGGTGCTCCATTTTACTGTGCGGGATACTGGGATAGGCATTCCTCTTGAACGCCGAGGAAGACTCTTCCAATCGTTTTCCCAGGTCGATGCCTCTACAACTCGGAGATACGGCGGCACCGGACTAGGACTCGCTATTTGCAAGAAATTGGTCGAATTGATGGGAGGAGAGGTCGGCGTAGACAGTGTAGTAGGACAAGGCAGCACCTTCTGGTTCACCGCGCAGTTAGAGCTACAAGCTGAGGGTATGGACAGTCTCTCCGTCATGCAGGCAGATTTGCGTGGACTGCGAGTCCTAGTGGTAGATGACAACGCGACGAACCGCGTAATCGTGCGGCACTACCTGACGAGTTGGGGAATGCAGAGCCAGGAGGCGAGGAATGGAGCGCAGGCGCTAGTGCAGATCCGTGAAGCAACGGCCCAAGGGCAAAGCTATGATGTAGTCCTGCTGGACTACCAGATGCCGAACATGGACGGGGTCGAACTCGCCGTCCACATTAAGGCGGACCCCGCCCTCGCTGCTCTGAAATTAGTCATGCTCACCTCCATCTCCGATCAAGGAGAAGCCCAGCGTTTTCGCGAGGCAGGTATTAACGCACACTTATTGAAACCTCTGCGTCAGTCTCGTTTGCTGGATTGTTTGAGTTCGGTTTTGGGCAAAGTGCCTCTCCAAGAGGCTCGACCCACGACCATAGTCCCCTCGCCAGCACCTTCCACTGAAACAGCCACCCACCAACGTCCCCTTCTGCTGTTGGCCGAGGACAATGTAGTCAATCAAAAACTGGTCACACGCCTCTTGGACAAACTCGGGTATCGAGCGGATGTGGTGGCCAATGGCTTAGAGGTGCTTGAAGCCTGCTCACGGATTTCCTACGCCGCGATCTTGATGGACTGTCAGATGCCGGAAATGGACGGCTACGAAGCTACGCGCGAGCTGCGGCGACGCGAAGCCACGACGCTCGCCCCCTCACCGGTGGATCGGATTCCGATTGTCGCCATGACTGCCAATGCCATGCAAGGCGATAAAGAAAAATGCTTAGCGGCGGGCATGGATGATTACATCGCAAAACCCATTAAACCTAACGAACTGAAAGCCGCCCTAACACGTTGGGTCCTCCCTGTTACGATTGGCACTGAAGAGCGCCCAGCAGAAGCCCCACCTACGCTAGGTTCGGCATCCAGATAATCTTTCGCACGGAACCCACTTTGGTCATGAACGATGAACGCCAAAGATCCCTGGATGATTCTCTACCCTATGGCCGGCATTGCCAATGAGGAGACATGAGATCTTCCCCTACTTCCAGCGATAGCCCAGTTTCTCGCGAGACCTCAGAGCAAGAAGAGGTAACCAACACCCCGCTCACCGCACGTTCAGTCGAAGCCGAGCAGGTAGAGCTGCTTTACACGCATGCCCCGATGGGGTTTGCCGCGACGTTGCTGAATGGTGGCATTGTGACGGTCGTTTTATGGGAAGAAGTCGCGCACCTAGCGTTACTCTCCTGGATTGGACTTCTGGCCTCGGTTACCCTCTACCGCTATCTCCTAGTACGCGCCTACCGCAAGGACGCGCCACTTCTTTCTCAGAACTACAAGCTCTGGCGCGTTCGTTTCATTATTGGTGCCGGGGCAGCAGGTTGCGCCTGGGGCCTAGCGGGAGTCCTCCTGTTTCCAGCCAATTCCATTGAGCATCAAGTCTTTCTCGTTTTTTGTCTTGGCGGTATGGCCGCCGGTGCAGTCGTAACACTCTCCTCGGTCCTGAACGCCTTTTTTGCGTTCATCGTCCCTACCCTCTCATTCATTGCCATTCGTTTCCTCATGCAGGGAGGCGCGGTCTCGCTGGGTATGGGCGCACTGTTATTTTCCTTTAGCGCCGTGCTGCTTGCCACGGCACGCCAGATCCATGCTTCAACTTCAGAATCCCTGAAGCTGCGTTTAGCCAACTACGTACTCGTCACCAACCTCTCTGCCGCCAAAACCCACACCGAGCAGATCAACCAGCAACTCATCGACTCCAATCAAGCCCTGAGAGTCGCGGTCATCAAATCCGAAGCGGCCAACCGGGCAAAGTCCGAATTCCTAGCGAATATGAGCCATGAGGTCCGTACCCCGATGAACGGGATCATGGGAACGACAGATCTCTTGCTGGACACCGATCTCACACAGGAACAGCGGGAATACGCAGAAACTGGGAAGAGAAGCGCCGCCGCCATGCTCACCCTCCTCAACGATATTTTAGATTTCTCAGGAATTGAGGCTGGAAATTTGAAGCTCACAACAGCTCCGTTTTCTCCGCGAACGGTCGTAAACGAGGTATTGAAAACCCTAGCACCGCAGGCAAAGAGAAAAAAACTAACGCTGCGCTGCACCATCACAGATGAAACGCCACAGACTGTAGAGGGGGATGCGGACCGACTGCAGCAAATTTTGCTGAATCTGCTGAGTAACGCACTAAAGTTCACGGAAACCGGCGAAGTGGAAGTCGCAGTGCAGCAGATGCCAGAGAAGCAGGGGCAAGGAGAAGAGGCCGGGACGTGCGTGTTGCATTTTAGCGTGCGGGACACAGGCATAGGCATTGCCCTGGAGAAGCAAGCGCTCATTTTTGAAGCATTCACACAGATGGACTCCTCTACGACGCGAAAGTATGGAGGAATGGGGCTCGGGCTAGCACTTTGCAAAACGTTGACCGAATTGATGGGGGGCCACATATGGGTAGAAAGTGCGGTCGGGCACGGGTCCACATTTCACTTTACCGTGCGCCTCCGTTCTCGTGAGGAGTCGCAACAGGTCGCCCCCACACCGGAATCTCGTCCACCTCTCGACAGCCAGAAACTTATAGGACGGGTGCTACTAGTAGAGGATAATCTCGTCAATCAGCAACTGGCAATCCGATTGCTTAACAAGCTGGGGCACGAGGTTGTAGTGGCTGTGAATGGGCAAGAAGCGGTGGCAGCAGTCACACAAGAGGGGCAAGTAAGGTTTGATGCCGTCCTTATGGACTGTCAAATGCCGGAGATGGATGGATATGAAG
Above is a window of Deltaproteobacteria bacterium DNA encoding:
- a CDS encoding response regulator, translated to MMTDFQLQSTTPRQWSRISFFLVVFILLTISSSLYLTRQIMERYLHSVQGDQHWTERLARYAGLAELAGAVNTSGNDVFRSLDITSEAEKARAAWHAFDVALAAARSELTIRKSESQETPQLLAELDTIAQAMSEMEQEKQQIFTHFANNEPGKAGEYMAAMDRKYAVVRTAFSSLNTQVYTIQRLQFEQHLATAAFFGRLEYAVAIIVLLMVGSALVYGRRLSQRMLIANREKERSVEEFVESEARTRLIFDGALDSLMTMDAEGIITDWNAQAESTFGWSRQEAVGQRLFDLIIPPRYRGVAEKTIRRYLATGEAPTLSKRVEIATLRRDQSEFPVEIAVSPLHLRETVLFSVFIRDLTNHQQAQERIRLYAEIVQHMQIGLYVYHLEDWNDDRTLRVIATNPAAAQLSGIPMEQVLGKTLDENFPSLRAQGVPQLYLQVIHTGENRELEDVTYGDDRISQKVFAVKIFPLPNDCIGAAFDDITTRKRAEEELQEAKEAAEAANRSKSEFLATMSHEIRTPMNGVIGMTGLLLDSPLTPEQHEYAEAVKNSGEALLTVINDILDFSKVEAGKLELEIVDFNLRTAMEEILDLLAPKAQEKGLELLCLLPPEIPTALRGDPGRLRQILLNLIGNALKFTTKGEVVVEVHRTAMPATATAPGSSVVLHFTVRDTGIGIPLERRGRLFQSFSQVDASTTRRYGGTGLGLAICKKLVELMGGEVGVDSVVGQGSTFWFTAQLELQAEGMDSLSVMQADLRGLRVLVVDDNATNRVIVRHYLTSWGMQSQEARNGAQALVQIREATAQGQSYDVVLLDYQMPNMDGVELAVHIKADPALAALKLVMLTSISDQGEAQRFREAGINAHLLKPLRQSRLLDCLSSVLGKVPLQEARPTTIVPSPAPSTETATHQRPLLLLAEDNVVNQKLVTRLLDKLGYRADVVANGLEVLEACSRISYAAILMDCQMPEMDGYEATRELRRREATTLAPSPVDRIPIVAMTANAMQGDKEKCLAAGMDDYIAKPIKPNELKAALTRWVLPVTIGTEERPAEAPPTLGSASR
- a CDS encoding response regulator, translating into MRSSPTSSDSPVSRETSEQEEVTNTPLTARSVEAEQVELLYTHAPMGFAATLLNGGIVTVVLWEEVAHLALLSWIGLLASVTLYRYLLVRAYRKDAPLLSQNYKLWRVRFIIGAGAAGCAWGLAGVLLFPANSIEHQVFLVFCLGGMAAGAVVTLSSVLNAFFAFIVPTLSFIAIRFLMQGGAVSLGMGALLFSFSAVLLATARQIHASTSESLKLRLANYVLVTNLSAAKTHTEQINQQLIDSNQALRVAVIKSEAANRAKSEFLANMSHEVRTPMNGIMGTTDLLLDTDLTQEQREYAETGKRSAAAMLTLLNDILDFSGIEAGNLKLTTAPFSPRTVVNEVLKTLAPQAKRKKLTLRCTITDETPQTVEGDADRLQQILLNLLSNALKFTETGEVEVAVQQMPEKQGQGEEAGTCVLHFSVRDTGIGIALEKQALIFEAFTQMDSSTTRKYGGMGLGLALCKTLTELMGGHIWVESAVGHGSTFHFTVRLRSREESQQVAPTPESRPPLDSQKLIGRVLLVEDNLVNQQLAIRLLNKLGHEVVVAVNGQEAVAAVTQEGQVRFDAVLMDCQMPEMDGYEATRLIRQWEGLGTVGPLTAPFPPHPRLPIIALTAHATQGDKEKCLGAGMDDYVTKPIVPETLKATLQRWLSPSEAEAGTLATATSFSPAATPIVDEEEVLDLLGGDRALLAELAGLFLEEYPKMLSAIQTGVATNDTQAVHHAAHTLKGAVGNFSAKTVVEAARVLEDMGRRGDLSNAATAVAALEQELARLRPVLAAFASETQME